Below is a genomic region from Bacillus mycoides.
AAGATAGTTCTCTTACAAAATTTCAAGATTTAAAGGATGCGAAAATCAAGAAAATCGCACTTGGTACACCCGAATCTGTACCTGCAGGAAAATATGCAAAAGCTTCTCTCACACATGAAAATCTTTGGAATGACGTTCAAAATAAAATCGTATTTACAAAAGATGTTCGCCAAGTGTTAACATATGTAGAAACAGGTAATGTTGATGCTGGTATTGTATATAAAACAGACGCTCTCGTTTCAGACAAGGTGAAAATTGTAGAGGCGGTAGCGGCTAATTCTCATGAGCCAATCCACTATCCTTTAGGTGTTATAAAGGAATCTAAGCATAAGAAAGAGGCGACTTCATTCTATGAGTATTTGCAATCAAAAGATGCACAATCTATCTTTAAGAAATATGGATTTACAATCCTGCCATAATTGCTATGAGCTTTGATACAATTTTGTCACCTGTCTTTCTATCCTTGCGAGTAGCTGCATGCGCCACCATTATCGTTACGATCTTAGGAACGATTATTGGACGAGCATTAGCGCGCTCCTCGTGGCGATATAAAGTACTACTAGAAACTATTTTCTTATTACCAATGGTGCTTCCACCAACTGTTATCGGCTTTTTTCTAATTATCATTTTTGGAAATAACAGTCCCATTGGAAAGTGGATTGAATCATTATTTCAGCAGTCCATTATGTTTACATCTACTGCTGCTATCATTGCTTCTACAGTCGTTGCATTTCCGCTCATGTATCAATCAGCAAAAACAGGATTTTCCATCGCGAATGTGCAAATTGAAGATGGTGCGCGCGACCTTGGTGCGAGTGAATATCAAGTTTTTCTACACGTTACACTCCCACTTGCATTCCCCGCGCTACTTAGCGGTATGATTTTAAGCT
It encodes:
- the modA gene encoding molybdate ABC transporter substrate-binding protein; this encodes MNKFTLRSIGVLILSFLLIFSAACSSEEKSAAKEGKSVELTISAAASLQDSLKEIEKQYKEKEPNIKLSFNFGASGALQQQIEQGAPADLFFSAAEDKFQTLVKKGFINGKEGKNLLGNELVLVVPKDSSLTKFQDLKDAKIKKIALGTPESVPAGKYAKASLTHENLWNDVQNKIVFTKDVRQVLTYVETGNVDAGIVYKTDALVSDKVKIVEAVAANSHEPIHYPLGVIKESKHKKEATSFYEYLQSKDAQSIFKKYGFTILP
- the modB gene encoding molybdate ABC transporter permease subunit, which codes for MSFDTILSPVFLSLRVAACATIIVTILGTIIGRALARSSWRYKVLLETIFLLPMVLPPTVIGFFLIIIFGNNSPIGKWIESLFQQSIMFTSTAAIIASTVVAFPLMYQSAKTGFSIANVQIEDGARDLGASEYQVFLHVTLPLAFPALLSGMILSFVRALGEFGATLMFAGNIPGKTQTIPTAIYMAIDASNMQLAWTLVIITISMSLLFLLCIQIINKRITTS